GCAACCTTCCGGACGTAAGAAATACAGAATGGACAGAGCAGATATGGTCAAAACTGTACTCCAGGTAGAGCGTGCAGCAACTTTATCATGCAGTTAATGTCACCTATAGCTGCAAGGACATAGGCACAACATGAAAAGGGCTACTCCTCAACAAGGAGAAATGGAGCCAAAATCACTGCTTTGATTTAGGCAGTAATGTGCATGTCGATCTGTTTGTTCTTCCCCAGCATTCTAGCCCGGAAAGTCTCAGCCCGGCCTGCACCCTCGGATGCGTCATCTCCGCTGCAGACTTTTCCCACCTTGAATGCGTTCTCTTGCTTTCCTTCCTGGTCTTTGTGTCCTCCTGCTCCCTGGAGCTGGCAGAGGCAATGTTAATGAGGAACACAACTTCTTCCTCTGACTTTATCCTCCTGGGGCTTCTGGTGAACAGCGAGGCTACAGGGATTGTATTTACAGTTATCTTTGCTATTTTTGTGGTGGCTGTAGCCGCAAATTTGGTCATGATATTCTTGATCCAGGTGGACCCCCGcctccacacccccatgtactttcTTCTCAGCCAACTGTCCATCATGGATACCCTTTCCATTTGTACCACTGTCCCCAAACTCCTGGTGGACATGGTTTccaaggagaaaaacatttcctCTGTGACCTGTGGCATCCAGATCTTCCTCTACCTGACCATGATTGGTTCGGAGTTCTTCCTGCTGGGCCTCAAGACCTACGACTGCTACGTGGCTGTCTGCAGCCCTCTTAGGTACCCCGTCCTCATGAACCGCAAGGTGTGTCTTTTGCTGGCTGCTGGCGCCTGGTTTGGGGCTCCCTGGATGGCTTTCTGCTCACCCCCATCACCATGAATGTCCCCTACTGTGGCTCCCGCAGTATCAACCACTCTTTCTGCGAGATCCCCGCGGTTCTCAAACTGGCCTGTGCCGACACATCCTTGTATGAAACCCTGATGTACGTCTGCTGTGTACTCATGCTGCTCATCCCCATCTCCATCATCTCCGCCTCCTACTCCCTCATCTTGTTGACCGTCCACCGCATGCGCTCCGCTGAAGGTCGCAAGAAGGCCTTcaccacctgctcctcccacttGACTGTGGTGAGCATTTTCTATGGGGCTGCCTTCTACACCTATGTCCTGCCCCAGTCATTCCATACCCCCGAGCAGGACAAGGTAGTGTCAGCCTTCTATACCATCATCACACCCATGCTGAATCCTCTGATCTACAGCCTCAGAAACAAGGATGTCATCGGggcatttaaaaagatatttggtcccggagaggaaggcatggatctcaacCTGCCAGAAcactagaggattgctcccctgCAAGAACGGTGGTGTGAACACAcagagaatcaccgtgggacacagagaactagaaaaaacagaggcgaatgggaaatcagaccgagataatttggaaaGTGTGGGACGGAAAATAGACAGTGGAGTgcgggacggctgtacccgcctgccccacagcaaagcggcttgttctccccactgacctccacacccactcaatcagggatctgactgaagttggtgcagaatcaccgcaggagacgtggagctctgaggacaggtgacataagcgggaaggagcttagactctggggggtttCCGCTGGGACGGAAAGTTTAAAGGGAAAGGTGCGGAACTGCGCTAAGCCAGGGAGccactgtatactcctgagctcgccaggcccccagctctggtgcctgatggaccctgaacattcactcCCAGTGCCGATGATCTACGGGCAGGCAgtcgccattgtggggtccaggcctagctgctgcagagccatagggtgccaggagGCTACCCGGGCGGCTCCCTCACCTGGTccatggaccctctccaggtcccccgCCTGTGTGTGAACACTGAGgtcttccccagatgcaagagtgtggagactggaccttggggacactgggacagggtagacctttgcatGCGGGAGCTgtagcagctggggcactgagcgagcgATGGCACTGCTTCCTCCCCCCAGCCAgggtctttcctgtggaaagaggcagaaaccacccctctagaggaagaaccaaaaaaaaaaaaaaaaaaaaaaagggagagagagacgtTCTGCctgcaactagtgtgaatcctgcctgctaactgaaagtccacaacacagtgacttaactcgtCAAAACAGTCTTAGATCAGACCAATTCTCTAtggctggacccatcagaagcagcccaccaactgaggtagaaaaaatgctaaacaatacataacagtctccccctcttgacaaaggaagcaacatacatagattgcttcacagcctaagaacagagtacaaggtgtgctgctagccagactaaaactgtaagaaaagatctaacgatacaTCCATATaggaagggctcagcagaaaaatatggggagcacaaagaatcaaacagaaatcttgcccccaaagagaaataccaactctctaccaattgacacaaaccagattcaaaatactaACATGTtgcaggaagaatttcaattatggattaAAACAAGCTGAATAATGTACAAGAAAAagtggataaccaacacaaagaaaccacaaaaaaaaaaaatccaggatttcgaagaaaaattcactaagaaaattgaaatactgaataaaaaccaaactgaactcctagaaatgaagacgttattcagggagctacaaaacacagtggaaagtctcaagagcagggtagatcaaacagaagaaagaatctcagatattgaagataacactttccaattaaataagtcagtcacagagatagagcaaagaaataagaaaaaagatcagagtctacaagaaatgtgggattatgtgaagaagcctaatgtgagagttatcagcatccctgagggtgaagaagataataagcaagggctggataagctatttgaagacataattgaggaaaatttcccaggccttgctaaaactctagatatacaggttcaagaagctcaaagaacccctgggagattcatagcaaataggaaaacaccaagccacgtagtcatcagactgaccaaaatatccactaaagagacccttcttcaagctgtaaggaggaagaaacaagtaacatacaaaggaaagcccattagaattatgtcagatttctcaactgaaaccttacaagcaagaagaagttggagccccattctcactcttctgaaacagaataatgcccagcctagaatcttgtagtcagctaagctaagctttctatatgaaggagaaattaagacattctcagataaacaaggactgagggaattcaccaagacaagatcagctctccaagaagtactcaaaagagctACACACGG
Above is a genomic segment from Lemur catta isolate mLemCat1 chromosome 13, mLemCat1.pri, whole genome shotgun sequence containing:
- the LOC123649408 gene encoding LOW QUALITY PROTEIN: olfactory receptor 2T11-like (The sequence of the model RefSeq protein was modified relative to this genomic sequence to represent the inferred CDS: inserted 1 base in 1 codon), which gives rise to MLMRNTTSSSDFILLGLLVNSEATGIVFTVIFAIFVVAVAANLVMIFLIQVDPRLHTPMYFLLSQLSIMDTLSICTTVPKLLVDMVSKEKNISSVTCGIQIFLYLTMIGSEFFLLGLKTYDCYVAVCSPLRYPVLMNRKVCLLLAAGAWFXGSLDGFLLTPITMNVPYCGSRSINHSFCEIPAVLKLACADTSLYETLMYVCCVLMLLIPISIISASYSLILLTVHRMRSAEGRKKAFTTCSSHLTVVSIFYGAAFYTYVLPQSFHTPEQDKVVSAFYTIITPMLNPLIYSLRNKDVIGAFKKIFGPGEEGMDLNLPEH